TATATACAACATCACCAATTAGAAAAATATCTGCGTCCTTATCGTTTGCTAATATTTCTTCAGGAGTTGGGTTCCCATTAATAATTATTCGTTCGTTAGCTGTTATTTCACTGATTCTTTGTTCATTTGTTTCTGAATTACAAGAAGTCATTAGTAAGGAACAAATTAGTATTCCGAAAAACAAGAAGATTATTTTCATTGAATATCCCCCTTTACAATTTGACGTGAAATATCATTATACGTTACTCGTTTTTAAACTAAATTGTTATTAGTTGAAATAAGAATCTTTTAAAAAGCGAATTAATAGCCGCTTAATAGTAAAAAATATAATCCTCATAGGCTCGTCAATATTCCTATCTTTTTTTAGTAAAGGGATTCCAATTGGAAAGAGTACTAAAGAAAAGAATATAACCCTCCAAAATTTATATAACATTATAAAATACTTAACTAAAAAATCGGAGGTAAGCCCGAAATCAAATAACGCATATTTTCTAATCGCACCTCTCGGTACTATTAAGGTATCAATTGATATGCTCCCTATTAGGTAGACAGATTAAAAAATAAAATCTGTTTATCAAATGGGGAGTTTTCTATGTCAAAGTTTTTCTTCTCTAAAGAAGAGAAATTAGAGATTATTAAGTTTTACCACGAGGGGCGCTATACATTAAATGAAGTAGCGGAAATTTTTAATGTTCATCGCGATACAATAAAATTTACATAGTGATCGTGGCTATCAATATACATCAAAGCAGTTTAAGCGAATCATGGAAGAAGCAAAAATGAGTCATAGTATGTCAAGAGTGGGCCGCTGCATTGATAACGGACCAATTGAGGCATTTTGGGGTACTTTGAAAGTAGAGAAGTATTATTTACATAAATTCGAGTCATACGAAGCGTTAAAAGAAGCGGTTAATACCTACATTACGTTCTATAATAACGAACGTTATCAAGAAACATTAAACGGCTTAAGCCCTTTAGAATATAGAGCTCCAGCCGCCTAAAGCTTTTTATTATTTCCATTGTCTACTTGACGGGGTGCAGTTCAAATTAAAGGGAGGTGCTTTTTGATGTCAACGGACAAAGTATCAATCGTTCCAGTCAAATTGGAAGCCATTCAAACTACTTCTTCTGGTCGTACACCAGCAAAACCTATTTGCGTTATTCAAGCAAATCATTTAAAAATCTCCTTCTACCCTGACGTTAAGAATTACGTCATTCAAACGGTTATTAAGGAATTGCGTAATCATGATTCATGATTTTACTAAGGTAAAAAGTATCTACATCATTTGTGGCCGAATGGATATGAGAAAAGACATTGATGGACTAGCAACACTTGTACAGGATACATTTCAACTTGATCCATATAGCGATGCAGTTTTTCTTTTCTCTGGATGGAGTCGTGATCGCTATAAGTGTTTATATTTTGATCGTGATGGATTCGCATTACTTTATAAACTTATTGATAATGGGAAGCTACAATGGCCG
Above is a genomic segment from Lysinibacillus sp. PLM2 containing:
- a CDS encoding transposase; translated protein: MIHDFTKVKSIYIICGRMDMRKDIDGLATLVQDTFQLDPYSDAVFLFSGWSRDRYKCLYFDRDGFALLYKLIDNGKLQWPKNEVKVQNLTQQELCWLLEGLSIAQPKAIAIAKFSKALTNGDSSKNPPIASKCLKNELLMAR